A portion of the Carya illinoinensis cultivar Pawnee chromosome 11, C.illinoinensisPawnee_v1, whole genome shotgun sequence genome contains these proteins:
- the LOC122280351 gene encoding ethylene-responsive transcription factor ERN2-like, translating into MGSPNDVPRGRSRKSSSRGHPRFVGVRQRPSGRWVAEIKDSLQKVRLWLGTFDTAEDAARAYDAAARNLRGTNARTNFELPQSGSNTCGGAYANHVFNESAEPFSFEQGSGAFTPETDGLVGALKAKLLDGKGLRMLAAPAGCLGAEASSGMVENSSPDNIGTKRGQSSTPTVAVAPHGVGILDSMQVSNNYPRPNKLADSLLDHNDHDHEAVARHVGVQWDQSCQAALPTSITQWSSEPAYEVPWPAQTNHVQDQNGLFTAAAASTSAWHLPGATGATFNLAYADQGAMELLSTNKINGKAQLFQIDGAATSEDVWSAEQQVVHGENNSWGGANGTW; encoded by the coding sequence ATGGGATCGCCAAACGACGTCCCGCGGGGCAGAAGCAGGAAGTCATCCTCAAGGGGACACCCCAGATTCGTAGGAGTCCGACAGAGGCCATCCGGGAGATGGGTGGCTGAGATCAAGGACTCCCTGCAGAAGGTCAGGCTTTGGCTGGGAACATTCGACACTGCTGAGGACGCTGCTCGTGCGTACGATGCTGCTGCTCGGAACTTACGCGGTACCAATGCTCGCACCAACTTCGAGTTACCGCAGTCCGGATCAAACACTTGCGGTGGCGCTTATGCTAACCATGTTTTCAACGAGAGTGCCGAGCCCTTCTCATTCGAGCAAGGGAGCGGGGCGTTCACGCCAGAAACAGACGGGCTTGTTGGGGCCCTCAAGGCCAAGCTGCTCGATGGCAAGGGACTGCGAATGCTCGCAGCTCCCGCTGGTTGTTTGGGAGCCGAAGCCAGCAGCGGTATGGTGGAAAACTCATCACCTGACAACATTGGTACAAAGAGAGGGCAATCATCAACGCCAACTGTAGCCGTTGCTCCTCATGGGGTTGGGATTCTGGACTCTATGCAAGTTTCTAATAATTATCCGCGTCCCAATAAGCTGGCTGACTCTCTCCTAGACCATAATGACCATGATCACGAGGCTGTAGCACGACATGTTGGGGTCCAGTGGGATCAATCTTGCCAAGCAGCGTTGCCAACAAGCATCACCCAATGGTCTTCTGAACCAGCATACGAAGTGCCATGGCCCGCACAGACGAACCATGTCCAAGATCAGAATGGCTTGTttactgctgctgctgcttctacATCGGCATGGCACCTTCCTGGTGCAACCGGGGCAACGTTTAACTTGGCATATGCAGATCAGGGCGCTATGGAGCTGCTGTCAACAAATAAGATTAATGGGAAAGCGCAGTTGTTTCAGATTGATGGAGCGGCAACGTCGGAAGATGTGTGGTCAGCCGAGCAGCAGGTTGTGCACGGTGAGAACAACAGTTGGGGTGGCGCAAATGGCACTTGGTGA
- the LOC122282896 gene encoding uncharacterized protein LOC122282896, which yields MWEDLKNRFTQGNGPRIFQLQKDLSVLTQEDLSVRDYYTRFKSLWDELLDYNQIPTCTCGALRTCKCDAIKIFLDYQDRQHVIQFLMGLNDCFSHIRGQILMLEPLPNINKVFSLIVQEEKQREISKHNMIDTAAFMSKVQDTNPAMKRFAPGKQQQKRDKLFCTHCGMNNHTVDKCYKVHGYPPGFKQNSTNFRQKGRFTATANQLSGQILSTPFENFNQMPFSQEDYQKLLSLIHPQPDDNTNHQAANIISNSIAHSTQGTYPMEDDWDS from the exons ATGTGGGAAGATCTGAAGAACAGATTTACACAAGGAAATGGTCCAAGAATCTTTCAATTACAGAAAGATTTATCAGTTTTGACACAAGAGGACTTATCAGTACGAGATTACTATACAAGATTCAAATCCCTATGGGATGAATTGCTGGATTATAATCAAATTCCAACATGTACATGTGGAGCCCTAAGAACCTGTAAGTGTGAtgcaataaaaattttcttggattatcaAGATCGCCAGCATGTGATACAGTTCTTAATGGGGTTAAATGATTGTTTTTCTCATATCAGAGGGCAAATTCTAATGTTAGAACCTTTGCCGAATATAAATAAAGTGTTTTCTTTAATTGTTCAagaagagaaacagagagagattAGCAAGCATAACATGATTGATACTGCTGCTTTTATGAGCAAAGTTCAAGATACAAATCCAGCAATGAAAAGGTTTGCTCCTGGAAAACAACAACAGAAAAGAGATAAGCTGTTCTGCACTCACTGTGGTATGAACAACCATACAGTGGACAAATGTTACAAGGTACATGGTTATCCTCCAGGCTTCAAACAGAACTCAACCAATTTTCGACAAAAGGGAAGATTTACAGCAACTGCTAATCAGCTTTCGGGTCAAATCTTGAGTACTCCTTTTGAGAATTTTAATCAAATGCCTTTCTCTCAAGAAGACTATCAAAAATTGTTATCATTAATTCACCCACAACCTGATGATAATACCAATCATCAAGCTGcgaatatcatttctaattcgATTGCTCATTCTACTCAAG GAACTTACCCaatggaagatgattgggataGCTAG